ATGCTTCACCGCATGAATATCGGTGTAATTGTAAGCGATGCCATGCTGAAAGTGAAATTTTTGGGCGGCGGATATATCGGAATGATTGAAGAATATTTTATTACGAGATTAAAGGCTGATGACAGATTTATTTTGGCCGGCCGCGTTCTCGAAATTTCTCATATTAAGGAAATGACGGTTTACGTAAGAAACTCAAAAGGAAAGGCGATGATTCCAAGTTATCTGGGCGGAAGATTACCACTGACTTCTCACTTGAGTCATTTCTTAAGACTTAAATTATCCGATTCTTTACAGGCAAAATCATCAGAAAAAGAATTAAAATTCCTGCATCCTTTGTTGGTAAGTCAGGAACAGAATTCTCACATTCCAAAGGACGACGAATTTTTAGTCGAAATGATCGAAACCCGCGACGGTCACCATCTTTTCATGTATCCTTTTGAAGGCCGGCTTATCCATGAAGTGATGGCGGCTTTAATTGCTTTCAGGATTTCTAAAATTACTCCGATTTCTTTTTCTATGGCGATGAATGATTACGGTTTCGAACTGCTGAGTTCACAGGAAATTCCAATTGATGAAGATGTATTGAAAGATATTCTCTCCAAAGAAAATTTAATTCAGGACGTATTAAGCAGTGTAAATGCAACCGAAATGGCAAGACGGAAATTCCGTGATATTGCGGTGATTTCCGGAATGGTTGTTCAGAATTATCCCGGAATTCAGAAAAATAATAAAAGTCTTCAGGCGAGTTCGGGTTTAATTTTTAATGTTCTGGAAGATTACAGCCCTGAAAATTTATTGCTGAAACAGGCTTATGCTGAGGTTTTCAATCAGCAGATCGACGAACACCGTCTGACGAATGCTTTCAAAAGAATAGAAAATTCCAAAATTATCCTCAAATTTGCAAACGCATTTACGCCGCTCAGTTTCCCGATAAAAGTCGACAGTTTGAGACAAAGTCTTACCAGTGAAGATTTGGATTCACGTATCATGAGACTTCAGAAGGAATCGATGAAAAAAATCATTGACAGCTGAAAATGAAGCGTTCAAAATAATAATGATTAAGATCTTAGAGAAAACAATACAGCACGAAAAACTTATTTTCACCAACCAGAAAGCAGTTTATTGGGAACGCGAAAAAACATTGATAATCAGTGATTTGCATGTTGGAAAGTCTGCGCATTTCCGTAAGAGTGGAATCGCAATTTCTTCTCAGGTTTTGCATGATGATTTAGAAATTTTAGAAAACCTGATTTCTTTTTTTGAGGTAAATCACGTTCTGATTGTCGGCGATCTTTTTCATGCCGGCCACAACAGCGATCTTGAAATTTTCTGCGATTGGCGAAACCGCTTTCCTGATTTAAAAATAACTTTAATTAAGGGGAATCACGACAGGATTTCACCAAAATTTTACGAAGAATACTGCATCGATGTGGTAGAAAAATCTCTACAGATTCCACCTTTTACTTTTGTACACGAACCTGAAAACAATACGGATGCTTTTTCGATTTCCGGCCACATTCATCCCGGCGTAATTTTTCAGGGTAAAGCACGGCAGAGAATTAAACTGCCATGCTTTGCTTTTTCCGAAAACCAGCTTATACTGCCGGCTTTCAGTAAATTTACGGGCCTGGATACACGGACGTTGAACGGTGGTTTTAATCATATCGCTTTTTCCGAAGGCATCATATTTGATTATGAAGGAAAAAAATAACGATTTATGAAAAAGCTTACGAAAATTGTAGTTCCTGTTTCTTTGGGAATTTTAGGTTTATTGATTTTTAGTTCTTGTTCTGTAAAAATTCCCGAAGGCGCTACTGCCGTAAATAATTTTGAAAAAGAAAAATATCTTGGTAAATGGTACGAAATTGCAAGACTCGATTTCAAATGGGAAAAAAACATGGAGCAGGTTACTGCTGAATATTCGCTGAAAGATAATGGACACATCAAAGTTGACAATAAAGGCTACAATTATGTAAAAAAAGAATGGAAACAAAGCATTGGGGAAGCCAGATTTGTTGAGGACGAAAAAACTTCACGCTTAAAAGTTTCATTTTTCAAACCGTTTTGGGCTGGCTATAATGTGATAGAACTTGCCGGCGATTATCAATATGCTTTAGTTGTAGGAGATGATTTAGATAATATGTGGATTCTTTCACGCGAAAAAACAATTCCGGAAGATATAAAACAGCGTTTTCTTTCAAAAGCTAAAAGTTTAGGTTATAAAACTGAAGAATTAGTCTGGACAAAACAGAATTAGGAGATATAATTAAAGAAAAGTATTAGAACGGACTCAGGTCCGTTTTTTTGTTTTCATAACTCTGAGTTTTGGATTATTATTGATTATCCGTGTAGAAATCATTAATTTTATGCATTCAAAATCATCTATGAAAGCAGTTCTCATCACCATCGGCGACGAAATTTTATCAGGAAACACGATCGATACCAATTCAAATTTTATTGCGACACATCTTAAAAGTATCGGGATTCCTGTGGTGCAGATTTTTACAGTTTCCGATGAAATTGAAACCATCAAAAAAGCGCTGCATTCTGCTTTTGAAATCGGAAATGTCGTAATTACAACGGGAGGGTTGGGACCAACAAAAGATGATAAAACCAAAACCGCCTTTGCGGAATATTTCCACGACGAATTGAAACTGGACGACGAAACTTTTGAGCATTTACGGAAACTCATGATCAAAAGAAAACGTGAACATTTACTTGAGATCAACAAAAATCAGGCTGTTGTTTTATCAAAAGCACATGTTTTCCAGAATGAAAACGGAACCGCTCCATGCCAGATGATTGAAGAAAACGGGAAGATCGCAATCTGCCTTCCTGGTGTTCCATATGAAGTGAAACCTTTGATAAAGGATAAAATCATTCCTTATTTAAAAAGTAAATTTTCTCTGAACCATATTGCTACACGAATTATTTCGATCGTTGATTTCCCTGAAAGTCTGCTCGCTTTAACAATCGAAGAGTGGGAACTTTCTCTTCCCGAAAACATTTCCCTTTCGTATCTGCCCGTTGGCAACAGAATTAAACTGAGGTTAACTGCGCTTGGAAACAATTTACAGGAAATCGAAAGCCAGTTAAATGAGGAAGTTGTAAAAGTGAAGCCTTTAATCGGTGAAAAAGTAATTTCCTGGGATGGAAACGAGATTCAGGAAATCCTC
The window above is part of the Kaistella faecalis genome. Proteins encoded here:
- a CDS encoding CinA family nicotinamide mononucleotide deamidase-related protein, encoding MKAVLITIGDEILSGNTIDTNSNFIATHLKSIGIPVVQIFTVSDEIETIKKALHSAFEIGNVVITTGGLGPTKDDKTKTAFAEYFHDELKLDDETFEHLRKLMIKRKREHLLEINKNQAVVLSKAHVFQNENGTAPCQMIEENGKIAICLPGVPYEVKPLIKDKIIPYLKSKFSLNHIATRIISIVDFPESLLALTIEEWELSLPENISLSYLPVGNRIKLRLTALGNNLQEIESQLNEEVVKVKPLIGEKVISWDGNEIQEILKEILKEKNLTISVAESCTGGELSRLIASVSGSSAYFTGGIIPYDYHKKIQILGVLEKTIAEKTVVSEEVAQEMSLGCRNLFKTDISVSTTGVSGPNSDQFNNEIGTVFYSVRIKDYEKTNRLYLPHMERNDFANFVSQRVLQDLVEILVREKA
- the pdeM gene encoding ligase-associated DNA damage response endonuclease PdeM: MIKILEKTIQHEKLIFTNQKAVYWEREKTLIISDLHVGKSAHFRKSGIAISSQVLHDDLEILENLISFFEVNHVLIVGDLFHAGHNSDLEIFCDWRNRFPDLKITLIKGNHDRISPKFYEEYCIDVVEKSLQIPPFTFVHEPENNTDAFSISGHIHPGVIFQGKARQRIKLPCFAFSENQLILPAFSKFTGLDTRTLNGGFNHIAFSEGIIFDYEGKK
- a CDS encoding lipocalin family protein; the protein is MKKLTKIVVPVSLGILGLLIFSSCSVKIPEGATAVNNFEKEKYLGKWYEIARLDFKWEKNMEQVTAEYSLKDNGHIKVDNKGYNYVKKEWKQSIGEARFVEDEKTSRLKVSFFKPFWAGYNVIELAGDYQYALVVGDDLDNMWILSREKTIPEDIKQRFLSKAKSLGYKTEELVWTKQN